A region of the Candidatus Binatia bacterium genome:
GAGGTCCGCCTTCGCGGGAATGACGAGTGAGGGTACGCCCGATTCATCCGCCTCAGCCTTCCAGGGCGAGTGCCAAGGGATGTTCGAGGGCTTCGGCGATCCAACGGAGGAACCGTGCAGCATCGGCGCCGTCGATCAGCCGGTGATCATAGGATACTGACAGCGGCAAGATGAGACGCGGCGCAAACGCACCGTCCCGGTAGACGGCTTCGTTGCTCGCACGGCCGACTCCCAGAACGGCCACCTCGGGCCAGTGGATGAGCGGTGAGAAGTACGTCGTCCCAAGCCCGCCAAGATTCGTCACCGTCAGGTTGGCCCCACGCAGATCCTCCGGGCGGCTCTTGCGCGCGCGGGCGCGTGCGGACAGCTCGGTGAGATCGCGCCCGATGTCGATCAGGTTCCTTTTGTCGACGTCGCGGAGCACCGGGACCAACAGGCCCTGATCGGTATCGACGGCAACCCCGATGTTGACGTATTTTTTGTAGACGATCTCATCGTTGTCCGCGTCGATGCTGGCGTTGAACTTGGGGAAGAGTTTGACTGCCGCGGCGACGGCCTTGATGATGACCGCGGTGAGAGTGAGCCGGCTGCCGGCGCCCTCGACGCGCGGCGCGTAATGCTTGCGCGTCCGCTCGAGTTCGGTGATGTCGGCGCGGTCGAACTGCGTCACGTGGGGGATGGTGATCCAGGAGCGGGTCATTGTCTGGGCGGTGGTGCGACGTACCCCGCTCATGGGTTGGCGTTCGACAGGACCGTAGCGGGTGAAGTCCGGTAGTTCGTGAAAGCGTCCGGATGCTGATGGCGTGCCCCGCCGTGCCTCGATCTTCTCTCCGATCAGCACGCGGGCGTGCCGCATGACGTCGTCCGCGGCGATGCGCCCGCCGGGCCCCCGGCCGACGACATCGTTGATATCGATGCCGAGTTCGCGAGCCAGACGGCGCACCGACGGCGCCGCCGCGGCTGGCTCCCCGGCTGTGGGGCGCGCCGCTTGAGGTCCCGGCGCCTCACTGTCGCTGTCTGTCCGGCGTCCCGGAGACGGACTCGCTGCGATGTCGGTTGGCACCAACGATTCGCTATCATCGGCGGCCACATTTTCGCTTTCGACCCGCTTGGGTTGCGCCGGCTCGGCGGCTTCGCTTACCTCGCCTTCGAGTTCGACGATGGCCTGTCCGACGTGGATCAATTCCCCCGGCGTGACGGAGATGGCAGTGACTACGCCGGCGATCGGACTGGGCACTTCAACGGATGCTTTTTCGGTCTCGACCTCGATGACTGCCTGGTCTTTGTTGACGCGGTCTCCCACCGAGACCAGCACCGCCAGCACCTCGGCCTCTTCGATATTCTCGCCGAGTTCCGGAAGCTTCACTGGTGTAATCATTATGACGAGCCCCTTGTCAGGAGGTCCTGGGGTTGGGTTTCTCGGGATCGATGTCGAGGTCGCCGATCGCCCGACGTATCTCCTCCGGCGCCATGTCGCCCTGTCTGGCCAGTGCGTGGAGCGCGGCCAACGCGATATGCCGGGCATCCACCTCAAAAAAGTCGCGCAGTGCCTTGCGGCTGTCGCTGCGGCCGAAACCGTCGGTACCCAACGCCAC
Encoded here:
- a CDS encoding 2-oxo acid dehydrogenase subunit E2 encodes the protein MITPVKLPELGENIEEAEVLAVLVSVGDRVNKDQAVIEVETEKASVEVPSPIAGVVTAISVTPGELIHVGQAIVELEGEVSEAAEPAQPKRVESENVAADDSESLVPTDIAASPSPGRRTDSDSEAPGPQAARPTAGEPAAAAPSVRRLARELGIDINDVVGRGPGGRIAADDVMRHARVLIGEKIEARRGTPSASGRFHELPDFTRYGPVERQPMSGVRRTTAQTMTRSWITIPHVTQFDRADITELERTRKHYAPRVEGAGSRLTLTAVIIKAVAAAVKLFPKFNASIDADNDEIVYKKYVNIGVAVDTDQGLLVPVLRDVDKRNLIDIGRDLTELSARARARKSRPEDLRGANLTVTNLGGLGTTYFSPLIHWPEVAVLGVGRASNEAVYRDGAFAPRLILPLSVSYDHRLIDGADAARFLRWIAEALEHPLALALEG